In Pyricularia oryzae 70-15 chromosome 2, whole genome shotgun sequence, one genomic interval encodes:
- a CDS encoding monooxygenase has protein sequence MNGTHNPDRAVNGVHRSNGTNGTNGTRANGVNGTMTHEDYDVVIIGAGISGINSAYRLREAFPDLKFAVLERRNVIGGTWSFWKYPGIRSDSSLSVFGFSWHPWPHEVDFAPAHLITEYIEDAAKTQGLDKHIRFGYDVQSSSWSSDEQKWTLEAEVHHQRQGGDDDDDDVRHVTIKTGWVFMCSGYYDYSRAREVDIPGLERFQGEVVHPQFWPEETDCTGKRVVIVGSGATAITIMPDIVDKAAQVTMLQRSPSYVLALPKRDRIRNLLRRILGIRLASKIDFWRRCLLEVIFAQGFLLNFPEAGRRYLNMEAKKNLPSDYPVDVHFNPRYNPFEQRLCMSPDGDFWQALKRPNCQVVTATIDSCDEGGLVLKQGPKGVHTPERLDADMIITATGLYVQMLDGKSPVVDGKVKPTNESYIWRSCMLDGVPNACSIQGYVAGSWTPGADVRIKTVLAVMKHQRRVGATSATPYMTPEERRSMPKRPVIPNSSTYLKEARSRLPLVGDRDPWRYGSNVAADMWQYYTGSVTKGMKYAMSGNKEHED, from the coding sequence ATGAACGGCACACACAATCCTGACAGGGCGGTCAATGGCGTCCACCGGAGCAACGGCACCAACGGCACCAACGGCACAAGGGCCAACGGTGTCAATGGCACCATGACACACGAGGATTAcgacgtcgtcatcatcggcgCCGGCATATCGGGAATAAACTCTGCCTACCGTCTGCGCGAAGCCTTCCCGGACCTCAAGTTTGCCGTGCTGGAGCGTCGCAACGTCATCGGAGGCACCTGGTCCTTTTGGAAATACCCGGGCATCCGCTCCGACAGCTCCCTGTCCGTCTTTGGCTTTTCGTGGCACCCCTGGCCCCACGAGGTCGACTTTGCCCCGGCCCACCTGATCACCGAGTACATTGAAGACGCCGCCAAGACCCAAGGGCTCGACAAGCACATCCGGTTCGGATACGACGTCCAATCCAGCTCCTGGTCGAGCGATGAGCAAAAGTGGACGCTGGAAGCAGAGGTCCACCACCAGAGGCAAGGcggcgatgatgatgatgatgatgtgcGTCACGTCACGATCAAGACTGGGTGGGTCTTTATGTGCAGCGGCTACTACGATTATTCCAGGGCACGCGAGGTCGACATCCCCGGTCTCGAGAGGTTCCAGGGCGAGGTGGTGCACCCGCAGTTTTGGCCCGAGGAGACGGACTGCACGGGCAAGCGCGTAGTGATCGTCGGGTCGGGCGCAACGGCAATCACCATCATGCCCGACATTGTCGACAAGGCTGCGCAAGTCACCATGCTGCAGCGCAGTCCGTCCTATGTGCTGGCGCTGCCCAAGAGGGACCGCATCAGAAACCTCCTCCGGCGCATCTTGGGCATCCGCCTGGCGAGCAAGATTGACTTTTGGCGCCGCTGCCTGCTGGAAGTGATCTTTGCGCAGGGGTTCCTGCTAAACTTCCCCGAGGCGGGGCGCAGGTACCTCAACATGGAAGCAAAAAAGAACCTGCCGTCGGACTACCCCGTGGACGTGCACTTCAACCCGCGCTACAACCCCTTTGAGCAGAGGCTGTGCATGTCGCCGGACGGGGACTTTTGGCAGGCGCTGAAGCGGCCCAACTGCCAGGTGGTGACGGCGACCATCGACTCTTGCGACGAGGGGGGCTTGGTGCTCAAGCAGGGGCCCAAGGGCGTGCACACGCCCGAGAGGCTGGACGCGGACATGATCATCACGGCGACGGGGCTGTACGTGCAGATGCTGGACGGCAAGTCGCCCGTGGTGGACGGCAAGGTGAAGCCGACCAACGAGAGCTACATCTGGCGCAGCTGCATGCTGGACGGCGTGCCCAACGCCTGCTCCATCCAGGGCTACGTGGCCGGCTCCTGGACCCCCGGCGCCGACGTTCGCATCAAGACGGTGCTGGCCGTCATGAAGCACCAGAGAAGGGTCGGCGCCACCTCCGCCACCCCCTACATGACCCCCGAGGAGAGGAGGAGCATGCCCAAGCGTCCCGTCATCCCCAACAGTTCGACCTACCTCAAAGAGGCGAGGAGTCGTCTGCCGTTGGTGGGTGATAGGGATCCGTGGCGGTACGGGTCTAATGTGGCCGCGGATATGTGGCAGTACTATACGGGAAGTGTCACCAAGGGGATGAAGTATGCGATGTCGGGGAACAAGGAACATGAAGACTGA
- a CDS encoding beta-lactamase, with translation MVQRYQTCHHQQHHRSDPRLSNLLAICAALFTVAATIMFTTALLLTLAGGVALVTPAPLNCPIQGAAFPKPRDLASSPTMQAAFRNLTATFEAQAAGAGGGDTSFSVELWSVSDPGGRAPFEFHHTARELAGLENNAGVKKVDGDTVYRIGSLTKVFTVYTWLVEVGDKDWSTPITRFVPELAEIAMDEAEAVKRDPIMRTNWEEITVGALASQLAGIIRDYAQVGEMGTTLDASTRAALGLPPLPPADIPPCGPTRLCDREQFFQGMGKVPPQYGPNKATVYSDTAFQILAYALEHITGKTYGDMLHDSVLAPLKLNRTYLFKPDDSVGIIPANGNNAAAATGWSYSIGEAAPTGNMYASSSDLSRAGRGILSSALMTPALTGRWLKPASLTSELIAAVGYPWGVRRIDLSRSPRYKRVTDAYNKAGRIGSYAALMALLPDFDAGFSIMLAGNSLVGNPTFSWADTMGGVLIPALEQTAREQADALYSGRYHAAAGGLNSSLEISTSPDRLGLGVYRWISNGTDMQRAALFMANGAPPTNPSIRLYPTGLETAREGGGRKVAFKAVFEDLTGQATDLMFTTDCGTWVGATSVVVGDVPLDQFAFNLDSRGRVESVEPMALRVVLNKGA, from the exons ATGGTTCAAAGGTATCAGACatgccaccaccagcagcaccaccgCAGCGACCCTCGGCTGTCCAACCTCCTCGCCATCTGTGCCGCTCTCTTCACAGTCGCGGCGACCATCATGTTCACGACAGCGCTGCTCCTGACCCTCGCGGGCGGCGTCGCCCTGGTGACGCCGGCGCCGCTCAACTGCCCGATCCAGGGGGCCGCATTCCCCAAGCCGCGCGACCTGGCCTCGTCGCCGACCATGCAGGCGGCGTTTCGCAACCTGACGGCGACGTTTGAGGCGCAGGCGGCGGGTGCCGGCGGGGGCGACACGTCCTTTTCGGTCGAACTGTGGTCCGTATCCGACCCGGGGGGCAGGGCGCCGTTCGAGTTCCACCACACGGCACGGGAGCTGGCGGGCTTGGAGAACAACGCGGGGGTCAAAAAGGTCGACGGCGACACCGTCTACCGCATAGGCAGCCTGACCAAGGTCTTTACCGTTTACACGTGGCTGGTCGAGGTGGGCGACAAGGACTGGAGCACGCCCATCACCAGGTTTGTGCccgagctggccgagattgccatggacgaggccgaggccgtcaAGCGGGACCCCATCATGAGGACGAACTGGGAAGAGATTACCGTGGGGGCGTTGGCCAGCCAGCTTGCTGGCATCATACGTGATT ACGCCCAAGTAGGAGAGATGGGAACGACGTTGGACGCCAGCACTCGCGCAGCCCTTGGCCTGCCACCATTGCCACCGGCCGACATTCCACCTTGCGGGCCGACCCGTCTGTGTGATCGCGAAC AGTTTTTTCAAGGCATGGGCAAAGTCCCGCCGCAGTATGGGCCCAACAAGGCCACCGTCTACTCGGACACGGCCTTCCAGATCCTTGCATATGCGCTGGAACATATCACAGGCAAAACATACGGCGACATGCTCCACGACTCGGTGCTGGCGCCGCTCAAGCTGAACAGGACGTACCTATTCAAGCCCGACGACTCGGTTGGCATCATCCCAGCCAATGGCAAcaacgctgctgctgcgacgGGGTGGTCGTACAGCATTGGTGAAGCTGCTCC TACAGGCAACATGTATGCGTCCTCATCGGACCTCTCTCGCGCGGGGCGCGGAATCCTGTCGTCGGCGCTCATGACGCCAGCCCTGACGGGGCGCTGGCTCAAGCCGGCATCGCTCACGTCGGAGCTGATCGCGGCGGTGGGCTACCCCTGGGGCGTGCGACGCATCGACCTCTCGCGGTCGCCGCGGTACAAGCGCGTGACCGACGCCTACAACAAGGCCGGGCGGATCGGCAGCTACGCGGCGCTGATGGCGCTGCTGCCCGACTTTGACGCGGGCTTCAGCATCATGCTGGCGGGCAACTCGCTCGTGGGCAACCCGACCTTCAGCTGGGCCGACACCATGGGCGGCGTGCTCATCCCGGCGCTGGAGCAGACGGCGCGCGAGCAGGCCGACGCCCTGTACTCGGGCCGCTACcacgccgcggcggggggTCTCAACTCGTCGCTCGAGATATCCACCTCGCCCGACCGCCTGGGGCTCGGCGTCTACCGCTGGATCAGCAACGGCACCGACATGCAGAGGGCCGCGCTGTTCATGGCCAACGGCGCCCCGCCCACGAACCCCAGCATCCGGCTGTACCCGACCGGCCTGGAAACGGCGCGCGAGGGCGGTGGGCGCAAGGTGGCGTTCAAGGCCGTCTTCGAGGACCTGACGGGCCAGGCGACCGATCTCATGTTCACCACCGACTGCGGCACCTGGGTCGGAGCCACCAGCGTCGTGGTGGGCGACGTGCCGCTGGACCAGTTCGCCTTCAACCTGGACAGCCGGGGTAGGGTGGAGAGCGTGGAGCCGATGGCCTTGAGGGTGGTGCTGAACAAGGGTGCGTAG